TGACGTACAGCGGGCCAAACGCGAGGACATGATCCAGAAGCGCATGAAACGCGATCTGGACCGGATGACCGACCGGCTCGATCTCACCGATGACCAGGTGACCAAGATCAAGGATTTGTTTGATAAACAGCGGGCGAATCCGGAATTGACACGGACTCAACTGCGTGAGGGCATCGAAGCGATCCTGACCGATGAGCAGCGGGCGAACATCAGGGATCGCATGGATTCCGACGACGATTGACAAAGATCGCGGCCGACGCGGTTTCGTCGCGTTCCGGGCGTTCTGCGTCGGCTGAGGTTCTCATTCATCAAAAACCAGGTGGATGCGGCGATGACACAACCAACCACGACCGGCTTTACTGACGACGCGGCTCACCGTCGACGTTTCTGGTCTGCCCATGCGGGCACGGTCTCCCGGATGATCCGGACTCGTGCAAAGGTCGTTCCACGCCTCGGCAGGTCCGGGACAGAGCCGGACGTGAATTGGTCGGAGCAGGCGTTGCGCCTATTGGGCCTGTGTGAGGAATATCAGAGCAGTGCGATCGGCATGGACCATCTGCGCGCGGCGATCCGCCGTGAGCCATACCTGGGGACCATCCTGCAGGCGTCATTGATCGAGATGCGGTATGCTCATCAGTCACTGCGACAAGAGGTTTTGGGTTTTCTGGAAGCATTGGCCGCACACGTCGGGGATGCCGCGTCTGATCTCGATGGCACCCGATAAGCCGCTTATCCACCATCAAAAAGACAGGAGTGTCGATGACCAACCGGATGGATGACTGGAACCACGACGACCCGGAGCCGCCGACGAGCGATCTGCGCCGACGGGCCGAGTCACGACTCGCGACCGAGGAGCCTCTGCCGGGGGACGATGTGCCCGAGCCGGCCAAACGACTGATCCACGAACTGCGCGTGCATCAGATCGAGCTGGAGCTGCAGAACGAGGAGTTGCGCTGCACCCAGGAGGCGCTGGAGCGTTCGCGAACGCGCTATTTCGACCTCTACGACCTGGCTCCGGTCGGGTATCTGACTCTGAACGAGGCGGGACTGATCCAGGAGGTCAACCTCGCCGCCGCCAGACTCCTGGACGACTCGCGTGAGGCCCTGATCGACACGCCACTGACCCAGGTCATCGTCCCCGACGATCAGGACATCTATTACCACTTCCGCCACCAGCTCGGGTCCGCCGGCGAGCCACAGTCCTGCGAACTGCGCCTGCGGCGCGCCGAGGCGCGTCCGGTCTGGGTCCGGCTGGAGGCCGGCCTTGTCCCCGCGACGGCGAGTGACACACCACCCTACCGGATCGTCCTGATCGACATCGATGCACGCAAACGCAGCGAGCAGGAACTCAGCGAGGCCCAATCGCGGCTGCATCTGGTGGCTGAAATCGGCGAATTGACCTTCTGGGAATGGGATCCCAATACCGAAGAGGTGTTCTTTGCCCCCGAATGGTGGCGGCAGACCGGCTATGCCCTGGGCGAATTGCCGTTGCGGCTCAAGGAATGGGCCAGATTACTGCACCCCGAGGATCGGGAGCGGATCCTCGACCATCTGAGCCGCTTCGTCGAGACACCGAAGACGCTCAGCGAGATCCAATACCGACTGCGCTGCAAGGATGGGGGCTATCGCTGGTTCATGGCCCGCCTGACGGCGCTTCCGACGGCGGACGGTCCGCTGGAGCGTGTGCTGCTGGTGCACCAGGATGTCACTCAGAGCAAGCTATCCGCCGATCAGGCGGTCCATCTGGCGCAGCACGACCACCTGACCGGCCTGCCCAGCCGGGCCTTGCTCGATCAGCTGGCCAATCACATGCTGGCGAGCGCGCGGCGCTCCGGTGGCGGACTGGCCGTCCTGTTTTGCGACCTGGACCGCTTCAAGGCGGTCAACGACACCCATGGCCATCTGGTGGGCGACCACCTGTTGCGAGCGGTCGCGCGTCGGCTGCGAGCGGCTTTTCGCGAGGAGGATCTGGTCGCCCGGCTCGGCGGCGATGAGTTCATCGTCGTCCTGGCGAACATCGGGGACGCCGCCGACGCCGCGCTCGCGGCGCGCAACGCCATCGAGGTGCTGACGCCGGCGTACCGGCTCGATGGACTGGAACTGCACTGTCTCTCCAGCATCGGCATCAGCCTGTTCCCACAGGACGGCCAGACCATCGAGGAACTGATCCGGCGCGCGGATCTCGCCCTCTATCAAGCCAAGCGGATCAGCCCTGGTGGCTATCACTTCTCGACCGAGGACTCAACTCGGGGAGCAGGCGGTAGAATTCTTTCCGCACCACCTCGTAGCACTCGCACACCCGAGCCTCCAGACCCGGCCGGTCCACCACGGTGATGTGCCCCCGGCTGTAGCGGATCAAGCCGGCGCTCTGCAATTTTCCGGCCGCCTCGGTCACGCCCTCACGCCGCACCCCCAGCATGTTGGCGATCAGCTCCTGGGTCATGTGCAGCTCGTTGGCGGGCAGGCGGTCGAGACTGAGCAGCAGCCAGCGGCAGAGCTGCTGGTCCACCGTGTGATGGCGATTGCAGACGGCGGTCTGCGACATCTGGGCCAGCAGCGCCATCGTGTAGCGCAGCAGCAGCGGTTGCAGGGTGCCGCAGCGACGCCCCCCGGAGCGTGCGCATTCCTGTTTGAGCGCGCGACCCTTCAGGCGATAGGCCTGACCGGCGCTCTGCACCACGGCCCGATTCGGCACGGCGCCGCCCCCCATGAAGAGGGCGATGCCGACGATGCCTTCGTTGCCCACCACGGCGATCTCAGCCGAGGCGCCATTCTCCATGACGTACAGCAGCGAGACGATGGCGTTGGTGGGGAAATAGACATGGTTCAGTTCCACGCCG
The sequence above is drawn from the Allochromatium vinosum DSM 180 genome and encodes:
- a CDS encoding Crp/Fnr family transcriptional regulator, whose protein sequence is MPIRPNPPPPNPRQNQLLAALRDAEFERLSTELELVPLPLGMALYEPGVELNHVYFPTNAIVSLLYVMENGASAEIAVVGNEGIVGIALFMGGGAVPNRAVVQSAGQAYRLKGRALKQECARSGGRRCGTLQPLLLRYTMALLAQMSQTAVCNRHHTVDQQLCRWLLLSLDRLPANELHMTQELIANMLGVRREGVTEAAGKLQSAGLIRYSRGHITVVDRPGLEARVCECYEVVRKEFYRLLPELSPRSRSDSHQG